In one Halosimplex halophilum genomic region, the following are encoded:
- a CDS encoding LeuA family protein, whose protein sequence is MPPREQIGVQCPIQRARRLRRRIEFFQGTLNSTSEVHEARIFDTTLRDGEQSPRTSFSYEDKREIAAVLDDMGTHVIEAGFPVNSDAEFEAVRDIAEATSTTTCGLARVVEKDVEAALDSGVELVHVFVSTSDVQLEDSMHATREQAVERAVQSVERVKEAGVECMFSPMDATRTDEAFLMEVVDAVSEAGTDWINIPDTCGVATPGRFRDMIAKVVDRTDARIDVHTHDDFGLAAANALSGFEAGASQAQVSVNGIGERAGNAAYEEVVMALESLYDVDTGIDTTRITEISRVIEGKSDIPVPANKPVVGRNAFSHESGIHAAGVIENSDTFEPGVMTPEMVGASRELVLGKHTGQHSVRERLVEADYEPTDEEVREITRRVKEYGADDNRVTMEVLEEFAQDVGVDREVEEEEVRA, encoded by the coding sequence TTGCCCCCGAGAGAACAGATAGGGGTACAATGTCCAATACAGAGGGCACGTCGGCTTCGCCGGCGGATCGAGTTCTTCCAGGGTACTCTGAATAGTACCTCGGAAGTCCACGAGGCACGCATTTTCGACACCACGCTCCGCGACGGGGAGCAGTCGCCGCGCACGTCGTTCTCCTACGAAGACAAACGGGAGATAGCGGCGGTGCTGGACGACATGGGGACCCACGTCATCGAGGCGGGCTTCCCGGTCAACTCCGACGCGGAATTCGAGGCCGTCCGCGACATCGCGGAAGCGACCTCGACGACGACCTGCGGGCTGGCCCGGGTCGTCGAGAAAGACGTCGAAGCGGCACTGGACTCCGGCGTGGAGCTGGTCCACGTGTTCGTCTCGACGAGCGACGTACAGCTGGAGGACTCCATGCACGCCACGCGCGAGCAGGCCGTCGAGCGCGCCGTCCAGTCGGTCGAGCGCGTCAAGGAGGCCGGCGTGGAGTGCATGTTCTCCCCGATGGACGCCACCCGCACCGACGAGGCGTTCCTGATGGAGGTCGTCGACGCGGTCTCGGAGGCGGGCACCGACTGGATCAACATCCCGGACACCTGCGGGGTGGCGACGCCCGGTCGGTTCCGCGACATGATCGCGAAGGTCGTCGACCGCACGGACGCCCGCATCGACGTGCACACGCACGACGACTTCGGGCTGGCGGCGGCCAACGCCCTGTCGGGCTTCGAGGCCGGCGCCTCGCAGGCGCAGGTCTCGGTCAACGGCATCGGCGAGCGCGCGGGCAACGCGGCCTACGAGGAGGTCGTGATGGCCCTGGAGTCGCTGTACGACGTGGACACGGGGATCGACACGACCCGGATCACGGAGATCTCGCGGGTCATCGAGGGCAAGAGCGACATCCCGGTGCCGGCGAACAAGCCGGTGGTCGGCCGCAACGCCTTCTCCCACGAGAGCGGGATCCACGCGGCCGGCGTCATCGAGAACTCCGACACGTTCGAGCCGGGGGTCATGACCCCGGAGATGGTCGGGGCCTCGCGCGAACTCGTCCTGGGCAAACACACCGGCCAGCACTCCGTCCGGGAGCGGCTGGTCGAGGCCGACTACGAGCCCACCGACGAGGAGGTGCGCGAGATCACCCGGCGCGTCAAGGAGTACGGCGCGGACGACAACCGCGTCACCATGGAGGTCCTGGAGGAGTTCGCCCAGGACGTCGGCGTCGACCGCGAGGTCGAGGAAGAGGAGGTCCGGGCGTAG